From a region of the Oryza sativa Japonica Group chromosome 6, ASM3414082v1 genome:
- the LOC4340900 gene encoding uncharacterized protein, with the protein MMTTKGFGAPKLLRSASAADCRRSTGNRPTPAAGSARHCRAPCRRLRAPPLRLVVTQLHPPPLRLAVAHSTRRRARAPGDGGEEVPHRPRSPLAVLPPPTPSPSPASPLLPPLRRRPPTPPLGAAEGRIQPRRGGLPFSVAASAVAAPGDGEEGLDAEVPHRPRSPHAVLPPPMPSPSPVSPLPPPLHRRPPAPPVGAAEGRIQPRRGGLPSSVAASAVAAAVASPPAS; encoded by the coding sequence atgatgacgacgaagGGATTTGGGGCGCCGAAGCTGTTGagatcggcgtcggcggcggattgtCGCCGCTCCACCGGCAATCGCCCCACTCCGGCTGCCGGCTCTGCCCGCCACTGCCGCGCTCCGTGCCGCCGacttcgcgcgccgccgctccgcctcgtcGTCACCCAactccacccaccgccgctccgcctcgcgGTCGCCCACTCCACTCGCCGCCGAGCACGCGCGCCCGGGGATGGAGGGGAGGAGGTGCCCCATCGTCCTCGTTCTCCCCTCGCagtgctcccgccgccgacgccctctccttctcccgcctcgccgctaCTGCCGCCcctgcgtcgccggccgccgactcCTCCTCTCGGTGCGGCGGAAGGGAGAATCCAACCTCGGCGCGGCGGCCTCCCCTTCAGTGTCGCAgcctccgccgtcgcggcgccCGGGGATGGAGAGGAGGGTCTCGACGCCGAGGTGCCCCATCGTCCTCGCTCTCCCCATGCAGTGCTCCCGCCGCCGAtgccctctccttctcccgtCTCGCCACTACCGCCGCCCCtgcatcgccggccgccggctccTCCTGTCGGCGCGGCGGAAGGGAGAATCCAACCTCGGCGCGGCGGCCTCCCCTCCAGCGTCGCAGcctcagccgtcgccgccgcggtggcctCCCCTCCGGCGTCGtag